The following proteins come from a genomic window of Nicotiana tomentosiformis chromosome 12, ASM39032v3, whole genome shotgun sequence:
- the LOC138903138 gene encoding uncharacterized protein, translating into MDIACHGQLYQNMMASAFHKRVKPRQLALRLLVLEIIFPHQEEAKEKFAPNCQGPYVVHQALSGGALILAEIDGSVSTNPINSDAIKSFRNDYDFNQSLPSGEYFTFKCKAFLTSGDAHYKSSSPDKWRHFSAQSSPD; encoded by the exons ATGGATATAGCATGTCATGGCCAGCTATATCAGAACATGATGGCTAGTGCATTTCACAAAAGAGTGAAGCCTCGCCAATTGGCACTAAGGCTATTGGTTCTGGAGATAATCTTTCcccatcaagaagaagccaaagaaAAGTTTGCACCAAACTGTCAAGGACCTTACGTGGTTCACCAAGCACTATCgggtggagctctaatcttggcGGAAATAGATGGAAGTGTCAGCACGAATCCTATTAactcagacgcaatcaagag CTTTAGGAATGATTACGATTTTAATCAATCACTCCCAAGCGGAGAATACTTTACATTTAAGTGCAAAGCTTTCCTAACAAGCGGAGACGCACATTATAAATCAAGCTCTCCCGATAAGTGGAGACATTTCTCAGCGCAAAGTTCTCCCGACTAG
- the LOC138903139 gene encoding uncharacterized protein, which translates to MTDRVIIDLYERFYKVDDSRSFNLHKEIATLTQGTSSVFAYYSKLKDMWEAFESLIPVPECVYPRSRDFVVYLQKLKLYQFLMGLNESYSQERSQILMRIPLPTVNQAYSLIISDETQKALAATSGILGANPAITTGNYDVEMYTRNIKNQRYKMIYNFQCEFCKLKDQSKENCFKIVGYPSDFKFKKKGNVGAGA; encoded by the coding sequence atgaccgatcgggtcattatagATCTATATGAGAGGTTTTATAAAGTAGATGACTCAAGATCATTCAATTTGCACAAAGAAATAGCTACTTTGACCCAAGGTACTTCCTCTGTATTTGCATATTACTCTAAATTGAAGGATATGTGGGAAGCATTTGAGTCATTAATACCAGTTCCTGAATGTGTCTACCCAAGATCTAGAGATTTTGTGGTGTATCTGCAAAAATTGAAGTTGTATCAATTTCTCATGGGCCTTAATGAGTCATACTCTCAAGAAAGAAGTCAGATTCTCATGAGAATCCCCCTTCCAACTGTCAACCAAGCATATTCACTGATCATAAGTGATGAAACTCAAAAGGCATTAGCTGCCACCTCTGGGATATTAGGTGCAAATCCAGCAATCACTACAGGAAACTATGATGTAGAAATGTACACAAGAAATATCAAAAATCAGAGATATAAGATGATCTATAATTTTCAGTGTGAATTTTGTAAACTCAAAGATCAGAGCAAGGAAAACTGTTTCAAGATAGTTGGTTATCCTTCTGATTTCAAGTTCAAAAAGAAAGGAAATGTTGGAGCAGGAGCATAA
- the LOC138903137 gene encoding uncharacterized protein: protein MAVDMNIKELLVIGDSDLLIHQVQGEWYTKNVKILSYMHNVKELCKKFTKIEFKHVPGIQNEFADALATLSSMIQHPDKNYTDPIEVETRDQHAYCFHVNEESDGKSRYQDIKKFLVTQEYPKNAINGQK from the coding sequence ATGGCAGTGGATATGaacatcaaagaacttttggtcataggagattctgatttgctgatacaccaagtccaaggagaatggtacaccaagaatgtcaagatactGTCATACATGCACAACGTGAAGGAGCtgtgcaagaagttcacaaagattgagttcaagcatGTCCCCGggattcagaacgagttcgcTGACGCTCTTGCAACCCTATCATCTATGATtcagcatccagacaagaactacACCGACCCTATCGAGGTAGAGACCAGGGATCAACATGCCTATTGCTTCCATGTAAATGAAGAATCAGATGGTAAATCACGGTATCAAGACATCAAGAAATTCCTTGTGACCCAGGAGTACCCAAAAAATGCTATTAATGGTCAAAAGTGA
- the LOC104109405 gene encoding uncharacterized protein — MDVIGPIEPAASNVHRFILVTIDYFIKWVEAVTFKSVTKKAVVDFVHSNIICRFGIPKVCQQFKIMHRNTTPYRPKANKAVEAANKNIKKILRATPYLLVYGTKAVIPVKVEILSLRIVAEAEIDDDEWVNTRLEQLNLIDEKRLAVVYHGQLYQKRMARAYNKKGQEIFFALPGNAHEESMFQISSVLSFQDPPG; from the exons atggatgtcattggaccaattgagccggcagcgtcaaacgtgcataggtttattctggtgACCATTGATTACTTTAtcaagtgggtcgaagctgtaactttcaagtccgtgaccaagaaggcggtggtagattttgttcattcaaacatcatttgccggttcggaattcccaag GTATGCCAACAGTTCAAGATTATGCATCGAAACACCACTCCGTATCGTCCTAAGGCAAACAAAgctgttgaggctgctaacaagaacataaagaagatacttc gtgcaactccctatttgctggtatatggaacCAAGGCAGTTATACCTGTGAAAGTTGAGATTCTATCCCTGCGGATCGTTGctgaagctgaaattgatgatgatgagtgggtcaacacccggctagagcaattgaatttgattgatgaaaaaagatTGGCAGTAGTATATCACGGTCAATTGTATCAGAaaagaatggcaagagcataTAACAAGAAG GGGCAAGAAATCTTTTTCGCTTTGCCAGGAAATGCCCATGAGGAAAGCATGTTCCAGATAAGTTCAgtcttaagttttcaggaccctcctggataa